The Erythrolamprus reginae isolate rEryReg1 chromosome 5, rEryReg1.hap1, whole genome shotgun sequence genome window below encodes:
- the LOC139168581 gene encoding lysosomal acid lipase/cholesteryl ester hydrolase-like: MKTRSFIIMAYLCHGMLSLEDLETSARLDTNYNMDPECFMNISEIIHFHNYPSEEYHVETEDGYILTINRIPHGRYNGANKAARPVVFLVHSVNGDGSHWISNQPHNSFGFILADNGYDVWLGNSRGNTWSSNHKTLKPWQEEFWSFSFHEMGYYDIPAVINFILNKTKQQQLYYVGHSEGTTAGFISFSSWPELAKRIKVFFGMGPIVTLKYATCPLIKIWTPPFLLQTFFGYNGILQYPSTLRKLKVALCNYQPKICEFVMSFIAGSNTPNFNISRMDMYVAHSPAGTSPQNLLHWKMIYHEKVFQAYDYGTKEKNMEKYNQTTPPIYKIEDIKIPFALWSGENDSFVNIKDIQALIARLSNVIYHQHVPEWQHLDYIWGLDATEVMYMPIIEIMKKYQ; this comes from the exons ATGAAGACGCGGAGTTTCATCATAATGGCTTATTTATGCCATGGAATGCTCAGCTTGGAAGACCTGGAAACTTCAGCAAGACTTGACACTAACTATAATATGGACCCTGAGTGTTTTATGAATATT AGTGAAATTATCCATTTTCATAACTATCCAAGTGAGGAATATCATGTTGAAACAGAAGATGGATATATACTTACCATTAACAGAATACCACATGGAAGGTATAATGGTGCAAATAAAG CTGCACGACCTGTTGTGTTTTTGGTACATAGTGTCAATGGAGATGGTTCCCACTGGATTTCTAACCAGCCTCACAACAGTTTTGGGTTCATATTAGCAGATAATGGTTATGATGTTTGGCTTGGAAATAGCAGAGGAAACACCTGGTCTTCAAATCATAAGACACTGAAGCCCTGGCAGGAGGAATTCTGGAGCTTCAG TTTTCATGAGATGGGATACTATGACATTCCAGCAGTCATAAACTTTATCCTGAACAAAACCAAACAGCAGCAGCTTTATTATGTGGGCCATTCAGAAGGCACAACTGCTG GTTTCATCTCATTCTCTTCTTGGCCAGAACTGGCTAAAAGAATTAAGGTCTTTTTTGGAATGGGACCTATAGTCACACTAAAATATGCTACATGTCCTCTAATAAAAATATGGACCCCTCCTTTCCTATTACAG aCATTTTTTGGCTACAACGGAATTCTTCAGTATCCCAGTACTTTGAGAAAGCTAAAAGTTGCACTTTGTAATTATCAACCAAAAATCTGTGAATTTGTTATGTCTTTTATAGCTGGTTCTAACACTCCTAATTTCAACATC AGTCGTATGGACATGTATGTAGCACATAGTCCTGCTGGAACATCTCCACAAAATCTTCTTCACTGGAaaatg ATCTATCATGAAAAGGTGTTTCAAGCATATGATTATGGCACTAAGGAAAAGAATATGGAGAAATATAACCAG ACAACTCCTCCCATATATAAgatagaagatataaaaatacccTTTGCCCTCTGGTCTGGTGAAAATGACTCATTTGTGAACATAAAAGACATCCAGGCATTAATAGCACGGCTTAGTAACGTCATATATCACCAACATGTTCCTGAATGGCAACATCTAGATTACATTTGGGGACTTGATGCAACTGAAGTTATGTACATGCCTATCATTGAGATAATGAAAAAATATCAGTGA